TTTTAAATCATCCAAATCGATATCATCTTCCTGATATTTCTTTTCCAAATAATCCTGAATGTCTTCGTAAGAAGCGCCTGTACTTTTTCTACTTCGTAGGAAATCTTCGATAAATTTCATCCGAAGCATTTGTTCAATTTTTGCCATTGTTTTAAGTTTAGGTAAAGATAGAAAAGTTAAACGACAAAATACGGCGGTTAAGAAAACAAGATGATATTTTTCAAACACTGGTAATTAAGGCCAATTAAATAGCGACCGTTCTAAAAAATATCAAAATTATTTTTTGACTACCCGTTTTTGGAAGTCTCTCGGCTTTTCTTTGCGAAAGAATTTAAAACGAAAATTATGTCATCAATTACTTACACGGTCGAGATTCCACCCATCCATTATCTACTTCTAGGTTTGGAAACAGCTATTTTTAAACATCAAGAACCACAAGCAGCAAAAAATGAAGCGCTTTCTTACTTATCCAAAGTTTTAAGGGATGCGGTGGAAAAAGAAATCATTGAAATTTGGGACTTTGATAATGAAGTCAGTGCAGATCTAAAAAAAATTACTAATCTGGAAAGTTCCATTTATGCAGAAGAAAATGGAATTCTCAATTTTGAAAGAATTCTTGAATGTAAAATTAAATACACATTTAACAGTTACATTATAAAAAATGCGGTGTTCAATCGGCACCGTCATGGAAGTCCCTCCCAAAAAATAGCATCCTACGGTTTTTTCGCTTTGATCGAAAATCAATCTGACAAACCTTCCAGATCAACAGTCATTAAAATTAAAAATGAAGAAAGAGAAAGCAGTGGCAATCCTTTCGTGCGCAAAAGAAACGAAAATATGAACCTCAATTATTTCGAAAAACTGAAAATACAGGAAGCTAAACAATTATATTTTGATCAAAATAATAATTATCAAAAGGAAATATTAAATACAAACTCCTTTTTAGCGCTTGAAAGGATTTTCTTATCCTTTCAAAATACGTTTATCATTACTAAATATCTTTTTGTACCAGAACATTTTCATAAAAATGCAACGGCTGTCATTGATTTACTGGTACAAACTTATTCGCCTGAAAATGAATATGAATTTCATACTGCTGTAGAAATTGAGGGAGTTAAATTTTATGTTTATAAGCACGATCCTGTTTCTTGCGCACTCACCTTTTCGAAAACAGGCAAACTGTATATCAGAGATCAAAATGGCGTAAAAGAAGTTGATGAAAATACCACTTTTTCCGACCTGACCGACATGCCGGCTATTGACCAGAAATTACAAAACATTATCGAAATCATTTAAAAATAAGAATTATGGAAACCAAAAAACCGCTCCTGAGTTACGTTGTAAAAACGCAGTATGTCACTAACAAAGCCGGCTTAAAAACTTTATATCAAAAAGTATTTACTTATGAAAACATTTTGACTGCCCGACAAAATGCATTTGAGTATTATGAGGCAGCCATCGGATATTTAAAAAGTGAAAACGAGATTGAAATCGATGAAAATTCTGGTAAAATCACTTATAAAAATCCCGAAAAGTATGATCGGGGAATTGCAATTTATATGCGAATCAATGAGGATGTCAATAAATTCGGCATTGTAGATCAAGCTGAGACTCTCTACATTATTGGAGGGCATTTCGACCTTTCAACCCGGGATAAGAATCGACTAAAATTGGGAAAGAACACAGAAGAGAAATATTTCAAATTATTAAAAATAAAGTCTGACGCAAACCAAAAAGAGAACCTTGCAGGTACAGCAAAACGACTGCAATCAATGGCGGAACTTAATCGAATTAAAGAAACGTCTTTAGAAAAAATAGATTTTATAGGTAATGTTAGCGCAAAAGAAAGTCTGGAGCAGCTCTTAGAAAGCAGCTGCGCCTTTTTAAA
This DNA window, taken from Kaistella carnis, encodes the following:
- a CDS encoding AlbA family DNA-binding domain-containing protein gives rise to the protein METKKPLLSYVVKTQYVTNKAGLKTLYQKVFTYENILTARQNAFEYYEAAIGYLKSENEIEIDENSGKITYKNPEKYDRGIAIYMRINEDVNKFGIVDQAETLYIIGGHFDLSTRDKNRLKLGKNTEEKYFKLLKIKSDANQKENLAGTAKRLQSMAELNRIKETSLEKIDFIGNVSAKESLEQLLESSCAFLNTEGGTIIFGQYQAMDDKKDQHLVRGMAFIMELLLPLSYPFEQDHFTFKKRSLLGRQFLEITITKSGRDCFYNEHFYYRCATGNVLDLDKNFS